From the Sphingobacteruim zhuxiongii genome, the window CCTTATCAGGAGTCTCGATGCGCTGTTCCTCCGAATAAACGATTTCGTGGATAATCGCAGCTTTATTCGCGCGTTTCGTTTCGCTTTTTGAGCTTGATGTGCTTCGCCACTCGGGAACCCTAGAAGATGCTTTTTCAACCACTTCTTCTACAAATGAGTTCCATTGTTTGCAGGAAGGACACTGTCCCAACCATTTAGGAGATTCATATCCACAGGATTGACAGAAATATGCTGATTTCGTTTTTGCCATTGAGCTAAATTAAAAAAAGATAAGAACATGTTGTAACAATACTGTACTATTGTCGACAAATAAGCATAGATGTACAAAAACCTGGAACAAAAATTTGTGTCGTTGCTGGAGGAAAATCAAAATATTCTCCATAAGATCTGTAAGCTATATACTGCAGATCTAGCCTCGCATCAAGATCTTTTTCAGGAAATGGTTATCCAACTTTGGCGCTCTTATCCGAAGTTTAAAGGCGATTCTAAGTTCGCTACCTGGGCTTATCGTGTTTCGTTGAATACGGCAATATCGCTCTACCGTGGCCGAAAAACAAAGATTACAACGGTAGATTGGGATAATTCACTTGCTAATATTCGTTATGAAGAGTATAACTCCGAAGCGGAAGAACGTTTGAAATTCCTATATGAATCCGTGCGTCAACTAAATGATATTGATAAGGCATTAGTCTATATGTATCTCGAAGACAAAGATTATGTCGAGATCTCCGAAACCTTAGGTATCAGCGAAGTGAATGCACGTGTAAAGATGAATCGGATTAAAACCAAATTGAAAAGTATGTTGTCAAAACAAAAAATAGCGTAATGGACGAATTGGATTTTTTAAAACAACATTGGAAAAAAGATGATGATTTTCCGAAGGTCGATAAGGAGGGCATACGCAAGATGTTGCACAATAGTTCCTCGTCAATCGTCAAGTGGATATTCTATATCAGTCTTATTGAGTTATTTGTCGGGCTAGCGCTAAATTTCTTCATTCCTTCCGATAGCAATTCGGAATTTGATTCGGAATTATTTACTCTCTTCGAATATATTCTATCTGGTATTTTTTATATCATTGTTGCTTATTTTATTTTCAAATTCTTTTCCGCATACCGCAGTATAAAGAATACTAATAATACGAAGGTTCTGCTTCACGATATTCTAGAAACTCGCAAAGCCGTTGATCAGTATATACGTTTCAATATCTATTATATATCATTTATTTCCGTCCTTGTGACGATATCTATGTTCTTTGAAGATCACATATTTGAAAGAAGTTGGGGAGAGGCTTTATTTATGGTTATTGCCATCTCAATTGTAATGCTTCTGGTTATGTTGGTATTTTTATGGATCGTCAAATTATACTACAAATTGCTTTACCGTCGATTAGTCAATAAATTGAATAAGAATTACGAGGAGCTTGTAAAACTCGATGAGGAAGAATAGTGTATCGGTATATCAAATTAGAGTTTATATCACATAAATTTCAGCATACTTAGCGCTCAAGTACGTAAACCGAACCGGACAACGAATACTAGCATTTTAGCTTACATATGGACTGCGCCGCATCCGAATGGGTCTGCTCCGAAGCAGTCTCGAAGAATTCCTAACTATATTCTAATTTTTCTTGCGATGTAAGGAGAGTGAACATGCGGCTGAATAGGTGATTTATAAAACTTATTAGTGAGTTTTGGTAGCGGAATCGGTCTCATTTTCTTTCAAAACCCTTATAAAATTTAATCCCATTATCTTTGCTAGATCTTGTTGACTATAGCCTTTTTCCAGTAGTGCTTTTGTTAGAATTGGGAACTTGGAAACATCTTCCAATTGCTGAGGAGCCGAGTTTATTCCATCAAAATCAGAACCAATAGCAACATGATCTATCCCAACTTTGGAAACTAAATAATCGATATGTTTTAAAACATGCT encodes:
- a CDS encoding RNA polymerase sigma factor, producing the protein MYKNLEQKFVSLLEENQNILHKICKLYTADLASHQDLFQEMVIQLWRSYPKFKGDSKFATWAYRVSLNTAISLYRGRKTKITTVDWDNSLANIRYEEYNSEAEERLKFLYESVRQLNDIDKALVYMYLEDKDYVEISETLGISEVNARVKMNRIKTKLKSMLSKQKIA